A genomic stretch from Helianthus annuus cultivar XRQ/B chromosome 1, HanXRQr2.0-SUNRISE, whole genome shotgun sequence includes:
- the LOC110927507 gene encoding uncharacterized protein LOC110927507, translating into MGQTIGKEEKNDLGPTIGKCYDKHFSDRNKEWNSAEFYHAVCEIVEEMNTMLGSTQFHVPKTSTLEQAYNKHHKGKEKSLSKEEFQRIMQDIILDSGITGMGIKDILLFIFGIPIVTTFVKQRAGATAIPNDIFIPAVTSASVFLLTKLNKI; encoded by the exons ATGGGCCAAACTATTG GAAAAGAGGAAAAGAATGATCTCGGTCCAACCATAGGAAAATGCTACGACAAACATTTTTCAGACCGTAACAAGGAATGGAACTCGGCTGAGTTTTATCATGCAGTCTGTGAGATCGTCGA AGAAATGAACACCATGCTTGGTAGCACTCAATTCCATGTTCCAAAGACTTCTACCCTTGAACAAGCCTACAAT AAGCACCACAAAGGAAAAGAGAAGTCATTGAGCAAGGAAGAGTTTCAAAGGATCATGCAAGATATAATCCTGGATTCCGGTATTACTGGAATGGGAATCAAAGACATACTCCTCTTCATCTTTGGAATCCCGATTGTAACAACGTTTGTCAAGCAACGAGCAGGCGCGACAGCCATTCCCAATGACATTTTCATTCCGGCTGTTACTTCTGCATCCGTCTTCCTCCTcaccaaactaaacaaaatatGA